Part of the Ziziphus jujuba cultivar Dongzao chromosome 8, ASM3175591v1 genome is shown below.
CTCTATATGTTCTTTTGCAATTATTACTACAAAGATGTTCtatatttgatataatattaCCATACAGGCTACGCTGGTGATTGGCCTGATGACATAGTggtgaaaattttgaagaactgtCGCAAAGCTATAcctgaaaaaaaaggaaaagttatTATAATGGATGTTGTTgctaaaaaaagcaatttactTGAGGAATCACACTTGAGATCAGATATTTCAATGTTGGTGTTCACAGCTGGAAGGGAAAAAACAGAAATGGAATGGAAGAAGGTGATAAATGAAGCGGGATTCCCACGTTACAAAGTTATCACAACTCCTGCCATGCTATCCATTAAGATAACTCCTGCCATGCTATCCATTAGAGGCCTATCGTATCTAATTGATCCACAACATCCACAATATTATTGAAGCCTATcatataataatgatatataatGCTAATGTACTTTggcattatatattatatttaaacacaTTTTGTGCGTGTTGTATGTTATTGTTAATGTGCCTAGTTGTATTGTACGTTATTGAATAAACTTAAACTACAACTATGGTAAGAGAGGGCCTCAGTGGCCTAATTCTCTTTTGTTGTCTGATGCTCCTACTATTATTTCTTGATGCAATTGATCTTTTtgctcaaaaaagaaaaagaaaaaagggcgTAAGTGAGGCCCTAAATTGATAGGGCAATTGTCTGCCGATATATACCCTTGCATGGACTATGCATTCTATCAGTTAGGAATGAAGTACTTTATTTCCAATCTTCACTTTGtctcttcctcttttttcttctggcaaacaaatttttcaactttaaaaactttCTTGTTTTTGGGAGGACGTCCATATCTTCGAACAACTAAAGGACTATGAAGTCGATTGATTTCACCATCATTATGAGAAGACACATTAGTTGTTATCCTTGTCGTATTAGTCGAAGAACTACTCACAAAAAATGCTTCATTTTCGcttattttgaattgaaattcaTCTATCGTATTCAATAACATTGCACAATTTTCATTAGAAATAACAGCTGAATTAGCAACGTCATCTAACTTCTTTTGTAACTTATGATAATGTTAAGCTTCATGGTCACCTTTTCAATAATCATAAGCAACGTTAACTTTTGTACGAGAACTTTTGATATCTTTCCTCCACCATgctaaaaatatactttttcttAAACTTATTTGACTGTAGTTTGATAGAACTGCCTTTTAAGTGTAAACAATCAACAAGCATATTTAATATCATACTTCTCTTTATCCCAACAAACAGTGAAATGAGCTTCTTTACTTATgtattcaataaaaataatctcaaCCATATTAAACAAACCATGTATTTCATCAACACAAAAAACTTCACAATATAACTTCCTAGTCAACTCCTTTCgaaattctttaaattttgaattagtaTGTACACTTTAAAAttgcttttctattttaaaaagtgtTAGACATGGAACCCAAGTACCAAAAGATTAAAAGTTGGCATGAAGTTCCTTTTCAACCTTACTTCTCAAAGCATTATCATATTGCTCAAGGAATTGCTTCAATGTTGTCTTTAAGTTTACATATATAGTCATCAAAGAATGCATTCATACTTTCACTGTGTCGTGTTAACATGCCAACCCAAAATGTGTCCTTTGCAAAAGCAGGAATCCATCGATGTCTCTCTTTAAACAAATTACCCAACCAAATATTACCATGAATATTGAACTGATTAATAAATTGACCCCATTTCTTttcaaattcttctttttccaaCGAATCATAGACAAAATTATGCAAGATATTTTTAATCTGCTCATACATTATATAACTCCTTAGCTTTTCTGGTATCTGTTTTTTTCATTACAAGCCATTGACACCAACGGTGCTTAATGTTAGGAAAGAcaacctcaattgcatttttcATCGATTTATCTTAGTCTATTATTATGGCCTTTGGTGCATATCCAGATATACATGCTAGTCATGTCCCAAATAACCAAATAAATGTAGCAGTATCCTCATTTGATAATAAtccatattcaaataaaattgactGTCCCTGGTGGTTCATACCTACAAAATGTGCAAGggtatgtttatttatttgtcaagTATGTTGTGTCAAATGTAACCACATCACCAAATTCTTTATATGTTGTCCTACTCCTTGCAGCTGcccaaaataaatttctaattcAAGGTTTATCATCCATATCCATCATATAGAAAAAGCTTGAGTTTTGCACTTGCATTGGAACAAAAATTATGAATCTCTTCAGCATCTCCAACACCAAATTGTAATCTTCATCTCTTATCAATATAATTTCTAcaatctttctccaataatggAACATTATCATGATCACTGGCTTCTACAACAAATGATTGGAAGTTCTTTGCCACACCAATTCCAGCTCGATCATTCAATTCAAGTCTTCTTTGTGCACCTTTGCTTATTTCCCCATTACATGAATAAATCTTGACTTTTGAGGACTCTAATCATGATTATACTCAAGTACAATGGAATTGATGTTTTATTTCCCATCTCCAAATACAGTAGCATTAAGCTTGGCTTTGCACTCTATTCTTGTCAATGGATTTGGAATAaggtaattttgtttttcaatcctTAATTTCCTGTTcgagaataaaaaaaaacaaacaaacttatCATTTGAGTGGGTTAATTTCCTTGTAATTCCGAAaccttcttgtttttttataatataaaaagaggTTCTCCAATGAGTCAAAACACATCCTAACTTTAGGTGCTTCTATAATCTCATTGCAATCTAAGTTCTTTTGTATCTCTTGTCCATCCTCATAATCTTCATCAGTCATATTAGACATATCTTCTTTTGTTGTTGGCATCTGATTCTCTACAATATTTTGATACACATGaaacaacataaaaacaaaataaaacaaaaaactaatatattaaaaaaatacacttctaagtattaaaagaaaagtaaaaagaaaacaaaaataaaaacttataagaCAATATATGGCAATGCAaatcaaaaaattgaaagaaaagctagatattgataaaagaaaataaaagaaccaAGAATTTACCTTAGTCGACCTAAGAATTGGGGACACTGTTTCAAGTTTTGATGTTTTAGTAGATTTCaagcaatagaaaaaattaCTTTTGCATTTCACAGATATATAGTGGTActtataataatagtaataataataattaattttgattttgattggtACTAATTATAATACTTTAACTTCTAAGAGCATTTTCAATGGGGTTTTTAtcatatgttttttattttaaagagttaattttttaaaaaaattctaatccACTTTGTAATTTggctttttaaaatacaaatcgCTAATTTGGAAAGCTAAAAacactttttatatttaatattatattaatattatttaatgctTATCAAATCTCAAAAccactatattatattaatatattttaattattattcattgttaaaaaataaaaaataaaaaagaaagtaaataaacataataataaatatttattgaaaaaataaaaataaaaagttagatATAAAAAACAGTATTGGagaagattttaaaattatattttttatgtttaaaaatactctctattaaataaaaaatatttttatttttatttttgaagaattaTTTGGTAATGTTCTAATTACCACTACTTGTAACATTATTAttagttaaattttaattaccatTTTTTTCACTGGAGCATTAAAGGCAAATTACCACACTTTTGTTGAAGAGAAAATAATTGTctataaatcatatattataaacataaaacaaaattttcaatcgTTGGTGATTGTGAAGTGTGTGAGAATAATAGGAGATACACTTCAAGAGATCCTGGGATACCGACGAGGAAACTTtgcatttataaattttgtatttctatttattttgtaaaaaacctacacaattaaattatcaaattaatcatttttattgtgCTTGATTATCAATTAAGTAAACTGCTAATATAATACGACCATTATGCATACGACTAgctccaataaaaataaaataagaaaaggaaataCGACCATTATTacaagtttttattattattattactattattattgaaagTATAAAGATTTCAACTAGGATTATTTTTAGTGAGAACAAcagtttttttgaaatatccCAAGAATATTGCAAGAGTGATTTGATACCATAAAgcatttacaattaaattttaataattattttgttgaatctataactttattttaaaagtgtatatatgtttttatatttatattgctgTATATAATTACCTATAGTTATGCAAATGTAAATAACATTTTCCGGTATATATAatcattgtaaaattttattcaggataattttcatatatacttttaaaaaatattttattaggcaATTTGAGACGGCATATATTATTTAGTTATCACTTGATTATATGTAAGTTTGGATAAAATATTCTAATTGAGTTTAAGTCGAACAACATAATTAAGAAGCCCAATATGACCAAGTAtaaaatgttttcttttcttttactttttttattttttaagaaatacaaatattttctttaccaAAGAGAACCTTACTAGGATTTtaagattttctattttttattttttggttaaataaataaaaaaaagaaaatatgatattaataaaatttcgtACAACATTTGAGTTACGAGAATGCCAGAcagatataataaattattaagtgATTGGGGCCCACATCACCGAGTTGTCCACGTGGACTGATAAGAACGCAGAACCAGATGCCAAAAGCAATGCTTTTTTGGTTGGCCAATTGAAAGTTCCCATAAACGCATCCACATTCATTTGCGAATTggtttcatattttattacttttaccATGTTGCCCAATTGATTcaattaatttctattattaatcattcaattttttgaatatataaaccCTAAAATCTATCATTTGTCATGATTTGCTTAGGattctttatatttatgttttcgtTTGGATTTGcatgtgaaaataaataaataaattaactaattatagTTCTTTGCTTCAATAATGTTGGCTGCCAagaaatttctctcttttttcggAAATTTCTAACTCGCACGCAAAGTACACCGTCCTACGTACCATTTTACCCAAGATGGAAATTTcagtctattatatatatatatatatatattgataaaaagctttgttatattttaaaaagctaTAGATGTgagtattatttaattatatattttgatcacatattaaattggatataaatggtattctaaaacaatttgataaatcacttttatttataattacaaactgtaaaatagagagaaaattattattaatgaaaaaaatatttatcaaaacaaaaaggtcaaatttattaaatttttatgcaaTGATAGGGGAgttctatattaaaaaaaaaggatttaacAGTATCGGTCTGTTAACGATATGTTTTTAATCGTGTGAAAGTTGAagtattttttggtaaaattttgaaaattggagTCAAAACAAACAAATGAGATAACATTTAGTCATGGTCATGATTTCAAAAacttttacttttggtttttactgATAATTTCGcccaaaaagaacaaaaaagaaaaataaaatccttaagacctttaaattataatttgtacaatttagtcttatttttataatttttcatttacttCTTTAATTTCCCATTTTTCAGTCTAACAatataattgaattaaataaatataataatttccatGCTCTAAACAGAACTTTAATGTTGAAATTGTTGAGGCAAAGTGAATGAAAtacctttttagtttttttagctTCTAACTTATTTTCCTTACTTCAAAAGTAATGCTTCAACTTATAAATTGACTAAAGTcataaatgcttttcaaaaaaaaaaaaaaatacaagaataaAGAATAAATGCTCATGATACACAAAAGGACAAAGCAGAAAAAGGAAACATTTGTtattaataagatttttaataattaaaagcaaCTAATAAAGAAATGGAATAACAAAtacaacacccaaaaaacaaaaaaacaaaaaaaagagaacaaataatataaattcaaaGGAGCTTGGCGTCTCTTTCTCAAAACGCAAGTGTAGCTgaattattaattcatttatgctcttgctttatttttcctatttatttaaaatacgAAATacgataatattaaaaaaaaaaaaccaaaatcggtaattttataatattttggtcaaaaaaggaaaataataataataataataaaagaaacaaagataACATTCCGTCACGTttcgatttttattttatttatttatttatatttcttgcttttttaaaattacgTAGAAGTGGACCACCAAAAGCGTGCAACCGGGTGGAAGAGCAGGAGAAGAGAGGTGCTCAGCGCTTTTCCTGGTTTTTGGGGTCCTCTCTTGAGTATTATGATCCAATGCTCCGGCGGTGCGCATGGAGATAACGTACGCATCCCCGAGCAATTCGGATTTCCAAGACGGATCCTCCATGCCGACCTCAACCCGACCCGTCAAGATCATACCGTTGCAGCACCCGAGTACGACGTCGTCGACTACGAGCTCCGTCGccggtgctttcttctccaggTGGATTTCGAAGCTCCACCGCATGACCTGGTTGGAGTGGCTCGAGCTCTTCCTTCCTTGTTTCCGTTGGGTTCGGACGTATAAATGGCGCGAGTATTTCCAGGTCGATCTCATGGCCGGTGTCACCGTTGGTGTCATGCTTGTTCCTCAGGTtaacttatacatatatatatatatacgaattTATTCGTaagcgattttttttttctggtttttgtttggttgctgagaaaatggaaaaaaaaacaaacgtaaatttgaatttgataaagTTAACACAATTTCGCCAAGTCGTTGTTTACGAGTGAATAGGAGTTGAGTTTCTTTATTTTGGCTCTTTGTTTTCTCTGTTTCCGattgttttatttgatttcttcttTCTAATCTTTCTCAGCTTTCCTTTTCTTgcttggttgctgagaaaaaaATGAGATTAGAAAGCGGAACAAAACATTTCACTATATTATGTTGTTTTTGGTTTCCAAAATATAACCGACTCAATTGACACAAGTATAATTATTGATTTAAAGGTCATTTggagctaattttttttttaatatatatattttagcgTTTTTGGGATATATCAcatatttgagattttttttctaaatattgatATTGCTAATGAATTTCTATTCCtcatttttccttattttctctGCAACCAAACACGGTGGAATTTTAATTCGAGCTGTCAATATGTGCGTGTTTGCCATGGTTGCAAGTTCCCCTGTTTATTTGATGCTTATTATTTTCTGTAATTTGATCAAGATTTAACTATTGATGATTTGACGGATTTCTCTACCTCTTATGTTCATGAAGTTATTGAGTATTTGAAATCAGTGAAAGCTAATAGCATTCACCTAAACTTTTTTGAtggatttgatatatttttactcAATAGGACATCAACCATTCTAGAATGCAGAATCAGTCAGATATGGATTATTGGTTTCGTAATTGGTGATTGGAGATATATCCATGTGCACAGCTTGGAGCGTGTGTGCTTGTAAATTACAAGTTTTTGTTCATGCACTTCAGTCATGTAAACTTGtatattgcaattttattttattaaaaagaaaaaaaaaaaaaaaaactgtgtcaGCTGGGGTTATGAGTGATCCATATTGAGTGGTGGACTCGGAGTATGTCATGTCTAGGTGTTATTGTTTCTTTACTGGTATGATATTAGTTtagtaaaatattcaaattgcATCTAATCACTGTAAGTTCTATTGTtgacttcttcttttctttttttttttcttttttctgaatTGCCAGGCAATGTCTTATGCAAAATTAGCTGGACTTGAACCAATATATGGACTTTGTAAGTTTTCACCTTGAAGTATCCAGTAAATAAAAACTTATAGATTCCATTCATACTTATTATTGAAGGAAAACAGTCATGCATTTCTTTAACATTTATGTCTTATACGAAGGAAAATTTTCATGGTTCATTGTTTCTTGGTCTTAGTGTAAAAGTGCAATGATAACAATTGGATATTTTCTCTGGCCTTACAACCTCTCCTAATAGAAATGGAGAtaagattttgaaaacaaatcctTTCAATAACTGACAGTTTTGGACTTCTTTCTaactacaatttaaaaaatatgtgtcACTGGGTTCTGAGTTTTCTTAGCTGTCATTTATTCTCATCTTTATTTACATTTGTTGGGTCTATTAATGTCAAACTGATTAGTAATGATCCCATTATGATGAAACATAGCCTTGGTGAATTGATTGTATATGGTAGTTAAATCGTTactaatcttatatatatatatatatatatatatattttgtttttgtttttgggaatTTACATAAATCAATGTTTTTGCTATGACCTTCTAAATTTTTGTCTTATCTTAACTGGATTCCTTACATTTATTTCTAATGGCAGACTCTGGTTGTGTGCCTTTGTTTGTCTACGCTATATTTGGATCATCTCGTCAACTTGCTGTTGGTCCTGTAGCATTGGTTTCTCTTCTGGTCTCTAATGTCCTAAGCAGAATTGTTGATTCCTCTGATCCATTATATACAGAAATGGCAATCTTATTGGCACTCATGGTTGGGATATTGGAATGCATCATGGGGCTCTTAAGGTAATCTACATCTATAATTATGTGCATTTACGGATCATTCTTAAATGCATTCTTTGTTAGACAGCTAGAGTCTAGAGAAGGTATGAATAGCCAATACTCTATCCAAAATGTGTAAATTGACATGTAACTTCTGCAAAAAGCCCAAATTCTATAATTCATTAGAATTTGTTAAGGATTTTAGCTCATACTAGCCATGATTTTCATAAAGAAAGTATTTTCTCCCAAATGTAGGAAGTTTAGAGCATAGAGCTGTGTTATTAGAGAGTTGGAACATTATATAAGTTATTACGGTAGCATTAGTTGTAATCCAACCAATTAGTATTTAGATTGTCCATTCTAACTAATGATTTTTTCATGTGTTTGTATGTGAATGACCATCatgattattttctttgagTTTTACCTAAATAGTCTCTGTATTTCCAGGCTCGGATGGCTTATTCGTTTTATCAGTCACTCTGTGATTTCTGGCTTTACATCTGCTTCAGCCATTGTAATTGCTTTATCACAAGCAAAATACTTTTTGGGATATAGCATAGTACGGAGTAGCAAGATTGTGCCATTGGTTAAAAGCATTATAGCTGGAGCAGATGGGGTATAACTCTATAATTTTCAACCCTTTACTAGCAATAGTATTATCAATGTTCTTCTTTTCTACGATCAATCTATAATTTTCTTGTGTACATTATGACCTGATAATCTGGATTTTGGAATTAAAACGAACATTTAGTATATGCTTGTTCTTCTTGATGCAAACTTGATTTCTGGTTTCCAATCTGCATGTACTTCCCTAGTCAACAGTTATAATCTTTATGCAAGTATCTTCTTCACATGTCATGCATTATAGCTTTATCTATGGCTTTATGTGGTTAACTAGCTATATTAGTGGGCTGTTGAAGTG
Proteins encoded:
- the LOC132805067 gene encoding xanthohumol 4-O-methyltransferase-like, with translation MEGGNEVDASALKCQAEIWKYITSAMTSWLLKCVVDLRVDTDTIAHIDAYKEDGLHGIGTLVDVGGRTGRDLYEIVKAYPHIKGINFDLPRVIATAPTYEGVTNVAGYAGDWPDDIVVKILKNCRKAIPEKKGKVIIMDVVAKKSNLLEESHLRSDISMLVFTAGREKTEMEWKKVINEAGFPRYKVITTPAMLSIKITPAMLSIRGLSYLIDPQHPQYY